In a single window of the Pseudohongiella acticola genome:
- the radC gene encoding RadC family protein, translated as MSKTNDLFPITIKSEYTLTAHQHAAIREAVGILETSFKRSEAMTNSDLVKQFCQLQIATKMDEHFGCMFLDNQHRLISYETMFNGTIDGAAVYPRVVVRRALEINAAAVIFTHNHPSGLPEPSQADIAITKRLKDSLALIDIRVLDHIIVGCEGTVSMSERGIL; from the coding sequence ATGAGCAAGACCAACGATCTGTTCCCAATCACTATCAAATCCGAATACACGTTAACGGCGCATCAACATGCGGCAATCAGAGAAGCCGTTGGCATCCTGGAGACAAGCTTCAAGCGCAGCGAAGCCATGACTAACTCGGATCTGGTCAAACAGTTCTGCCAGCTGCAGATTGCCACCAAGATGGATGAACACTTCGGGTGCATGTTCCTAGATAATCAACATCGGCTGATCTCATACGAGACTATGTTCAACGGCACCATTGATGGCGCTGCAGTCTATCCCAGAGTCGTTGTACGACGCGCACTGGAGATCAACGCAGCGGCAGTCATCTTCACCCACAATCATCCTTCTGGCTTGCCTGAGCCTAGCCAGGCAGATATTGCTATCACCAAGCGCCTCAAGGACTCGCTGGCCCTGATTGATATCCGGGTGCTGGATCACATCATCGTCGGCTGCGAAGGCACCGTATCCATGTCAGAGCGCGGCATACTGTGA